In Macadamia integrifolia cultivar HAES 741 chromosome 1, SCU_Mint_v3, whole genome shotgun sequence, a single window of DNA contains:
- the LOC122076825 gene encoding putative RNA-binding protein YlmH encodes MAANSFAAPAILRKAIRVVADLRPFHSHKLSHYGIRNRSVPPVTTPWNSSGICSVISAKKWDDSTDTLVKGVGDKNAIEAVKHTLEMARRASSRREVLHTDFLTPPILKESMLALEKLADVKAVAQGGYPQAERCRLSVGHFEVMTTDPDIVAALSITGNFGFQPCSHGDFLGAILGTGIVREKLGDILLQGEKGAQVLIVPELVEFLVMTLDKVGNVPVSCAKIPLLALEYEPPRTKSFKAIEASLRVDALASAGFKISRSKLVDLIRYYPFHCDGILFSFGWIIVPFGPAHPPHQK; translated from the exons ATGGCAGCAAACAGCTTTGCAGCTCCGGCGATTCTCAGGAAAGCAATAAGGGTAGTTGCAGACCTTCGACCCTTCCACAGTCACAAGCTCTCTCATTATGGAATAAGAAATCGCTCTGTTCCTCCCGTAACAACTCCTTGGAATTCTTCAG GCATATGTAGTGTGATCAGTGCTAAAAAGTGGGATGACAGTACTGATACTTTGGTTAAAGGAGTGGGGGATAAGAATGCAATAGAGGCTGTGAAGCATACTCTTGAAATG GCAAGACGGGCATCGTCCAGAAGAGAAGTTCTTCACACAGATTTTCTTACCCCACCCATTCTAAAGGAATCAATGCTTGCATTGGAGAAATTGGCTGATGTTAAAGCAGTAGCCCAGGGAGGATATCCACAG GCTGAACGTTGTCGGCTTTCGGTTGGACACTTTGAAGTAATGACCACCGATCCAGATATTGTTGCTGCATTAAG TATCACAGGAAATTTTGGGTTTCAACCTTGTTCTCATGGTGACTTCCTTGGCGCAATTCTTGGTACAGGGATTGTAAGGGAGAAGCTTGGAGATATTCTCTTACAG GGCGAGAAGGGGGCTCAGGTTCTTATAGTTCCAGAACTTGTTGAGTTTCTTGTTATGACATTGGACAAG GTTGGCAATGTCCCAGTCTCTTGTGCAAAGATACCCTTGCTTGCTTTAGAATATGAGCCACCAAG GACTAAATCATTTAAAGCCATTGAAGCATCTTTGAGGGTTGATGCACTTGCTAGTGCTGGGTTTAAGATTTCACGTTCAAAACTAGTTGATCTGATCAGGTATTACCCTTTCCACTGTGAtggcattcttttttcctttggttGGATCATTGTTCCATTTGGCCCTGCCCACCCAccccaccaaaaataa